AACATTATCTGGTAGTCGAGCCTGAGCGCTCCCAATGGCCGGGCTCGATCTGCCGGCCATTGGAAGACCCTTGGGCTTATGAGTGCGATTCGCAAGATTCGACGACTCCTCACGCTGCTCGAACGCCTGCAGTCAGGCCGGGCCTACTCCACCTCCGAGCTGACGCATCTATGCGGCGTCAGCCGGAGAACGGTGTTTCGGGATCTGAAAACGCTCCAGGATGCCGGAGTGCAGATCCTGTACGACGCCGCGACGCAGGGGTATTGGCTGCCCATTCATACCGCTCTGCCGCCGGCGCAGTTAACGCTCAGCGAAACGCTGTCGCTGCTCGTGCTGGCCCAGGAAGCGGGCGGATCGCGCAGGGCGGTCCCCTTTCAGGAAGCTGCCCGTGATGCGGCGCTCAAGCTGCAAAGCACGCTCCCCTCGCATCTCACGCACTATGTGAACGACCTGACCTCTTCGCTGAAGATTCAGTCGGAGCCATTAGCCGATCACCGTCACGGCCGCGAACACTACGATCGCCTGATTGAAGGGATCACCAGCCGCCGCAAGGTGCGGCTGCATTACGACAGTGTCGCCGAACAGACGCAGATCCAGACGCTGGTGAGTCCTTATCGATTGTTATTTCGGCGGCATGCCTGGTATGCCATCGGTCGTTCGTCGCTGCATCGCTCCGTCCGCACGTTTCACATCGGCCGCATTCTCGAATCGGAAGTCACCGACGACCCGTTTCAGGTGCCTCCCCGGTTCTCATTGAAACGCTATTTCGGTCACGCCTGGAGCCTCATTCGCGAACCCGATGCCCGTTGTGAAGTGACTGTTCGCTTCCAGCCGATGGTCGCCAGAAACGTCGCCGAGGTCTGCTGGCATCCCACGCAGAAAACACTCTGGAATGACGACGGCACGCTCGACTTCACGGTCACCGTCGACGGCATTCAGGAAATGTCGTGGTGGATTCTCTCGTACGGCAATCAGGCCCTTGTGCTGAAACCGGAGCCCTTGCGAAAACTCATCGCGGAACGTGCCCGCGAGATGGCGGCACAATACTGAGGAAAACTCAAATCTCAAGCACCAAAAATCAAACAAATCTCAAAGCATCAAATTCCGAAACACGCCTCCTTTGCTGCGTTTTGAACATTGGGATTTTGAATTTGTTTGAATTTTGAGATTTGCGATTTGGAATTTGACATGAACCTCGCCCTTCCTTTTCACGTTGCTCTGTAAAGAATCAAAGAACGCATCAGGCGAAACTGGTGAACTCGCGCACAGTTCGTTTGCAACCCCGTCGGGACCGTGCGATGATTTCGGAACAGAACCACGGTCTGGTCGCGTCAGCAAGGGGAGATTGAGTGTCTGTCAGCGGACTGCATTTTCAGGTCGACAGGGAGGAGCGGTCTGGTCTGCAGTTGGCAGGCCTGCTCACCGCCGCCTTCCTGCTATTGGCGATGTTTCCGAGCGCTTGGGCTGCCGAAGAGCCTGCCGCACCGGTGGCGCGGATCGTCACGCTGAACAGCCCGATCGGCGATGAAGCCCTCGGTCAGGCCCGTCGCACCGTCCTGGAGATGCAGGAAGTCGCGACTCGCGAAAACCGGCAGGCCTTTGTCATCTTCGAAATTAAACCTGGAGCGAGCCCCTTTCATAGCTGCTACGCGCTCGCCGATTTTCTGACGGCGGAACCGCTCGACAAGGTCACCACTGTCGCCTGGGTGCCGGAAACCGTGACCGGAATGAACGTCCTCGTCGCACTCGCCTGTCGAGACATCGTCCTCGGTCCACAGGCGTCGCTGGGAGACATGGGGAACGGAAAAGCCCTTCCCGCCGATCAGCAGGCGATCGTCAAAAGCATCATTGAGCGGC
This genomic interval from Planctomicrobium piriforme contains the following:
- a CDS encoding helix-turn-helix transcriptional regulator, with protein sequence MSAIRKIRRLLTLLERLQSGRAYSTSELTHLCGVSRRTVFRDLKTLQDAGVQILYDAATQGYWLPIHTALPPAQLTLSETLSLLVLAQEAGGSRRAVPFQEAARDAALKLQSTLPSHLTHYVNDLTSSLKIQSEPLADHRHGREHYDRLIEGITSRRKVRLHYDSVAEQTQIQTLVSPYRLLFRRHAWYAIGRSSLHRSVRTFHIGRILESEVTDDPFQVPPRFSLKRYFGHAWSLIREPDARCEVTVRFQPMVARNVAEVCWHPTQKTLWNDDGTLDFTVTVDGIQEMSWWILSYGNQALVLKPEPLRKLIAERAREMAAQY